A window of the Sulfobacillus acidophilus DSM 10332 genome harbors these coding sequences:
- a CDS encoding drug resistance transporter, EmrB/QacA subfamily (PFAM: Major Facilitator Superfamily~TIGRFAM: drug resistance transporter, EmrB/QacA subfamily~COGs: COG2814 Arabinose efflux permease~InterPro IPR004638:IPR011701~KEGG: bts:Btus_2289 drug resistance transporter, EmrB/QacA subfamily~PFAM: Major facilitator superfamily MFS-1~SPTR: Drug resistance transporter, EmrB/QacA subfamily;~TIGRFAM: Drug resistance transporter EmrB/QacA subfamily) yields the protein MRKWLVLGVVVLGLWMDLMDMTIVNVAIPAIQNDLGTSLQGVQYVVTSYLITIGVFEPITAYWADTQGMKRMYLASLAIFTVASALNGLAWSLPSLIAFRILQGIGGGMIMPLALSIVSVTFAPEERALALGLMGLPLLAAPALGPTIGGWFVQFHTWRDVFWINVPIGIVAFIAALRALQEFPTTRKPLDLGGFVLAAIGFASLLVALSNGPTAGWGSLEIVLLLQIAIFSLALFGLWEARHPSPLFDLRILRLRWYSSANVVTFFTMMGLFGVLYLLPVFLETVGGLGPMDTGMTLIPLVLSAAITIPLSGLLLPRLGAVGLTSLGLTVMGLGTAQLMHLGLSWDAGWLRLWVSVIGAGLGLGIMPAITVAYGSLPPAWMNQGSAMLNLMRQVGSALGVALYTTIIQMREPVYWTQLASTVTVTNFRAQARLAAWQQQGIAHGLSPAQAHVWALTMMAHQLQQTATLWAFHNAFGAAAVAAVIGIGPALWLWGSRQVLRPPDARHTALGEPGGVT from the coding sequence ATGCGCAAGTGGCTGGTGTTGGGCGTCGTGGTGCTCGGCCTCTGGATGGACCTTATGGATATGACCATCGTGAATGTGGCCATTCCGGCCATTCAAAATGATTTGGGAACGTCGCTCCAGGGGGTGCAATATGTCGTGACCAGCTATCTCATCACGATTGGGGTCTTTGAACCCATTACGGCGTATTGGGCGGACACGCAAGGGATGAAGCGGATGTATTTAGCGTCCCTGGCCATCTTTACCGTGGCGTCGGCCCTCAACGGCCTCGCTTGGAGTCTTCCCAGCCTCATTGCCTTTCGGATTCTTCAAGGGATTGGCGGGGGCATGATCATGCCGCTGGCGTTGTCTATCGTCAGTGTCACATTTGCGCCCGAAGAACGGGCGTTGGCCTTGGGGTTGATGGGCCTTCCGCTGTTAGCCGCCCCCGCGTTGGGCCCCACCATCGGCGGCTGGTTCGTTCAATTCCACACCTGGCGTGACGTGTTTTGGATTAATGTGCCGATCGGAATCGTCGCGTTCATTGCCGCCTTGCGGGCGTTACAGGAATTCCCCACCACGCGCAAACCCCTAGATCTGGGCGGGTTCGTCCTCGCTGCTATCGGGTTTGCCTCGTTGCTGGTGGCCCTGAGCAATGGACCGACGGCGGGATGGGGCTCCCTGGAAATTGTGCTACTATTACAGATCGCGATCTTTTCCCTGGCATTGTTTGGTCTCTGGGAGGCACGCCATCCGTCGCCCCTCTTTGACCTCCGGATTCTGCGGTTGCGATGGTATTCGAGTGCCAACGTCGTGACCTTTTTCACCATGATGGGACTCTTTGGGGTGCTCTATTTGCTTCCCGTCTTTTTAGAAACCGTCGGGGGACTCGGCCCCATGGATACCGGGATGACCTTGATCCCTCTGGTACTCAGTGCTGCGATCACCATTCCTCTGAGCGGCCTGTTGTTGCCCCGATTGGGGGCAGTGGGGTTGACGAGTCTCGGATTGACCGTGATGGGCCTCGGCACCGCTCAGCTGATGCATTTGGGCCTCTCGTGGGACGCGGGGTGGCTCCGGCTCTGGGTCAGCGTGATTGGAGCAGGGTTAGGCCTCGGGATTATGCCGGCGATTACCGTGGCATACGGAAGTTTGCCGCCCGCCTGGATGAATCAGGGGTCGGCGATGCTCAATCTCATGCGCCAAGTGGGCAGTGCGTTAGGCGTGGCGCTCTATACCACCATCATTCAAATGCGTGAACCCGTCTATTGGACCCAATTGGCGAGCACGGTCACCGTGACCAATTTTCGCGCCCAGGCCCGCTTGGCGGCTTGGCAACAGCAAGGCATCGCCCACGGACTGTCTCCGGCCCAGGCCCACGTCTGGGCGCTGACGATGATGGCCCACCAGCTGCAACAAACGGCCACGCTCTGGGCGTTTCATAATGCGTTCGGTGCCGCGGCCGTGGCCGCTGTGATCGGGATCGGGCCCGCGCTGTGGCTCTGGGGCTCACGGCAGGTCTTGCGTCCCCCCGACGCGCGTCATACGGCCCTTGGGGAGCCGGGAGGTGTGACATGA
- a CDS encoding transcriptional regulator, TetR family (PFAM: Bacterial regulatory proteins, tetR family~COGs: COG1309 Transcriptional regulator~InterPro IPR001647~KEGG: glo:Glov_0167 transcriptional regulator, TetR family~PFAM: Transcriptional regulator, TetR-like, DNA-binding, bacterial/archaeal~SPTR: Transcriptional regulator, TetR family), protein MADNVRQRIVEAATRLFARKGYAGTSTREIVEAAGTTKPSLYYYFGDKEGLYTALVRDELDRLVHSFDLAEDLPLGTALERFCRHYVTFFQSDVSTIALTFRELFGLGEEAIQRMAQGYFDGLRQRVAQLIARGVTRGEVPPSVDPDYSALAILGILNIFLMRWILQGDAYDLSRVLTQIDALVRGWQIHPTG, encoded by the coding sequence ATGGCTGATAACGTCCGGCAACGCATCGTGGAAGCCGCCACGCGCCTTTTTGCGCGAAAAGGCTATGCGGGGACCTCCACGCGAGAAATTGTGGAGGCCGCGGGCACCACCAAGCCCTCGTTGTACTACTATTTTGGCGATAAAGAAGGGCTCTATACCGCCCTCGTGCGGGATGAACTGGACCGGCTGGTGCATTCGTTCGATCTGGCGGAGGATCTTCCCCTCGGCACGGCGCTCGAACGCTTTTGCCGGCACTACGTAACCTTCTTCCAATCGGATGTTAGTACGATTGCCTTGACCTTTCGGGAACTGTTCGGACTTGGCGAAGAAGCGATTCAGCGCATGGCGCAAGGATATTTTGACGGGTTGCGCCAACGCGTCGCCCAGCTGATAGCCCGGGGCGTCACCCGTGGCGAAGTGCCGCCCTCGGTAGACCCGGATTATTCCGCGTTGGCCATTCTCGGCATCCTAAACATTTTCTTGATGCGATGGATCCTTCAGGGCGACGCGTACGACCTCTCGCGGGTACTCACCCAAATCGACGCGTTGGTTCGCGGATGGCAGATACACCCGACCGGGTAA
- a CDS encoding DNA polymerase III beta chain (PFAM: DNA polymerase III beta subunit, N-terminal domain~COGs: COG0592 DNA polymerase sliding clamp subunit (PCNA homolog)~InterPro IPR001001~KEGG: mts:MTES_1507 DNA polymerase sliding clamp subunit~PFAM: DNA polymerase III, beta chain~SPTR: DNA polymerase sliding clamp subunit), translated as MRCTVAQDQAAHALRHLIRVLAAQNPVPLLAGVQLDATGDGLRLTATDLTHHVVVEIPGTVDEPGTIVVPGTLLHDLVHRLATATFSVAL; from the coding sequence ATGCGCTGTACGGTTGCCCAGGATCAGGCCGCCCACGCCTTACGCCACCTGATCCGCGTCCTCGCCGCCCAAAACCCCGTGCCGCTGTTAGCGGGTGTCCAACTCGATGCCACCGGCGACGGTTTGCGGCTCACCGCAACCGATCTCACCCACCATGTCGTCGTCGAAATTCCTGGGACCGTCGACGAGCCGGGCACGATCGTCGTTCCCGGCACGCTGTTGCATGATCTGGTCCACCGGCTGGCCACCGCCACGTTCTCGGTGGCCTTGTGA
- a CDS encoding transposase mutator type (PFAM: Transposase, Mutator family~COGs: COG3328 Transposase and inactivated derivatives~InterPro IPR001207~KEGG: sth:STH2279 transposase~PFAM: Transposase, mutator type~SPTR: Transposase): MASSITKKSRSEQTLTVPWVDILQDAEDGLLALSIRVGLQVLQQMMAAEVEQLAGPKGRHDPQRQAVRHGTEVGSVFLGDRKISVSHPRVRAADGSEEIPLDTYHQFQDPTLATQAVLERMLYGLASRQQRHADAAFESAMEQPGPSKSTVSRRFIQATQQALDRFLQRRLDDRTWVVVMIDGLRVADHMVVGALGIDAEGHKRVLGLVEGATENHTVVTALLQDLITRGLTAAHGLLVVIDGAKALAKAVREVWGDRVLIQRCQIHKQRNVLDHLPKSAENRVRQRLRKAYQEPDADKAAQALEALAKELERDHPGAAGSLREGLEETLTVQRLGLPGLLRQTLANTNAMESLNSQFRTHAQNVKHWTNGQQVLRWLASASFFIEDTLTRIPGYREIPVLQTALKSAVAHKPEQKTEQIG, from the coding sequence GTGGCTTCCAGTATAACGAAAAAGTCCCGCTCGGAACAGACGCTGACCGTGCCGTGGGTAGACATTCTCCAGGATGCGGAAGACGGCTTATTGGCGCTGTCGATCCGGGTCGGATTGCAGGTCTTGCAACAGATGATGGCGGCCGAGGTGGAGCAGTTAGCGGGGCCTAAAGGACGTCATGATCCGCAACGCCAAGCGGTCCGACACGGGACCGAAGTCGGGAGCGTCTTTTTGGGGGATCGCAAAATCTCCGTTTCGCACCCACGGGTGCGGGCAGCCGATGGCTCGGAGGAAATTCCGTTAGACACCTACCATCAGTTTCAGGACCCGACGCTGGCGACCCAAGCCGTACTGGAACGGATGCTGTATGGCTTAGCGAGCCGCCAGCAGCGCCATGCCGATGCCGCCTTTGAATCCGCGATGGAGCAGCCGGGCCCCAGCAAAAGCACGGTGAGCCGGCGCTTTATCCAAGCCACCCAACAGGCCCTCGACCGCTTCCTCCAACGCCGGTTGGATGACCGGACGTGGGTTGTGGTGATGATCGATGGTTTGCGCGTGGCCGACCACATGGTGGTCGGGGCCTTAGGGATTGATGCGGAAGGCCACAAACGCGTACTGGGATTGGTGGAAGGGGCCACCGAAAATCATACCGTGGTCACGGCCTTATTACAGGATCTGATCACCCGCGGCCTGACGGCCGCGCACGGATTACTCGTGGTCATCGATGGCGCCAAGGCCTTAGCCAAAGCGGTGCGCGAGGTCTGGGGGGATCGCGTCCTCATCCAACGCTGCCAAATTCACAAGCAACGGAATGTGCTGGACCACCTGCCGAAATCGGCCGAAAATCGTGTCCGCCAGCGCTTACGGAAAGCGTATCAAGAACCGGATGCGGACAAGGCCGCCCAGGCATTAGAAGCGCTCGCGAAAGAGCTTGAACGGGACCATCCCGGCGCCGCCGGGAGCCTCCGAGAAGGGTTGGAAGAGACCCTCACCGTGCAGCGTTTGGGTCTTCCGGGCCTCTTGCGCCAAACGTTGGCCAACACCAATGCCATGGAATCTCTTAACAGTCAATTTCGGACCCATGCGCAGAACGTCAAACATTGGACCAATGGGCAACAAGTCTTACGCTGGTTGGCGTCGGCGAGCTTTTTCATCGAAGACACGTTGACGCGGATCCCGGGCTATCGCGAGATTCCCGTGTTGCAAACGGCCTTAAAATCAGCAGTGGCGCATAAACCCGAACAAAAAACCGAGCAAATCGGTTAA
- a CDS encoding transposase IS3/IS911 family protein (PFAM: Transposase~InterPro IPR002514~KEGG: gtn:GTNG_3489 IS426 transposase~PFAM: Transposase IS3/IS911~SPTR: Transposase IS3/IS911 family protein): MIPMSQTYAPEFKQQVVREVRETGNAALVARQHQLNPSMVRRWVREALTAEYPDPQALSLAEENVRLKRLLAERDLQIAMLQDFLRKKGMRW; the protein is encoded by the coding sequence ATGATTCCGATGAGTCAAACCTATGCACCCGAATTTAAACAGCAAGTGGTACGCGAAGTACGAGAAACCGGTAATGCGGCCCTGGTAGCCCGGCAACATCAGCTGAACCCCTCCATGGTGCGCCGCTGGGTCCGGGAAGCCTTAACCGCAGAATATCCGGATCCGCAAGCCTTGTCGTTAGCCGAAGAAAACGTGCGCCTAAAGCGGCTGTTAGCGGAGCGCGACCTTCAAATTGCGATGCTCCAGGATTTTCTCCGCAAAAAGGGGATGCGGTGGTGA
- a CDS encoding Integrase catalytic region (PFAM: Integrase core domain~InterPro IPR001584~KEGG: hmo:HM1_0932 integrase, catalytic region~PFAM: Integrase, catalytic core~SPTR: Integrase catalytic region), whose protein sequence is MTELCEQVHAWAEAYPQVPLQVWCATVHLPRGSYYAWRRRQLNPSEDRRRAAVGRAPVGYSTTQTGHAVSDDQIMAWILAILEQENPWYGYRKVTAVLRQQYGLIINPKKVYRLMKAWHLLWPDRPPKSRYPRKLARNWVITRPNQLWQTDITYGYIAGEDRFFYVQAILDVCDRSIVAYHIGLTCRAADAAQTLQRAVQARQTEWGPEPPVIRTDNGPQFTAHVFEAQCQAFGLTHERIPVATPNANAYIEAWHALLDRECLSQEFATYAEAYAAVTRWIAFYNQRRLHGALGYRSPAQMRHAVANGQAQWTPLCA, encoded by the coding sequence GTGACAGAATTATGTGAACAGGTGCATGCATGGGCTGAGGCGTACCCCCAGGTGCCCCTGCAAGTCTGGTGTGCGACCGTGCATCTCCCGCGCGGGAGTTATTATGCCTGGCGCCGGCGGCAGCTCAACCCGTCCGAAGACCGACGGCGCGCGGCCGTCGGCCGCGCCCCTGTGGGCTATAGCACCACCCAAACCGGGCATGCGGTGTCCGACGACCAAATCATGGCGTGGATTCTGGCCATTTTGGAGCAGGAAAATCCCTGGTATGGCTATCGGAAAGTCACGGCGGTCTTACGCCAACAGTATGGGTTGATCATCAATCCGAAAAAGGTCTATCGGCTGATGAAGGCTTGGCACTTGCTCTGGCCCGATCGCCCCCCGAAATCGCGCTATCCGCGCAAATTGGCCCGGAATTGGGTCATCACGCGACCGAACCAGCTGTGGCAAACGGACATCACCTACGGATATATTGCGGGCGAAGACCGTTTTTTCTACGTCCAAGCGATTTTAGATGTCTGTGACCGGAGTATCGTGGCCTATCACATTGGGCTGACCTGCCGGGCGGCGGACGCCGCCCAGACGCTTCAACGAGCCGTCCAGGCCCGCCAGACCGAATGGGGTCCGGAACCGCCCGTGATTCGCACCGATAATGGCCCTCAATTTACGGCTCACGTGTTCGAAGCCCAGTGTCAAGCCTTCGGCTTGACCCACGAACGGATTCCCGTGGCGACGCCGAACGCCAACGCCTATATTGAGGCCTGGCATGCCCTGTTAGACCGCGAATGTCTGAGTCAGGAATTTGCGACCTATGCCGAAGCCTACGCGGCGGTCACCCGGTGGATTGCGTTTTATAACCAGCGCCGCCTGCACGGAGCCTTAGGGTATCGGTCTCCTGCCCAAATGCGGCACGCCGTGGCGAACGGCCAAGCACAGTGGACCCCGTTGTGTGCGTAA
- a CDS encoding transcriptional regulator, TetR family (PFAM: Bacterial regulatory proteins, tetR family~COGs: COG1309 Transcriptional regulator~InterPro IPR001647~KEGG: amr:AM1_B0137 TetR family transcriptional regulator~PFAM: Transcriptional regulator, TetR-like, DNA-binding, bacterial/archaeal~SPTR: Transcriptional regulator, TetR family), with translation MSSEVRERILDTASRLFYAEGIRAVGIDRIVAESGVAKMSLYNHFRSKDDLVVAHLERRHECWKEWFQAALSKRTIQPGEHVQALFDALGEWIWQNNARGCPFINATLELADPNHPAQSVADRHRAFVRDFIAEQLRADGIPPAQQLVDQLSLLMDGAIIGSVMGSVDATRRAAQMADEVIRAYRHDPQRNNPEPK, from the coding sequence ATGTCAAGTGAAGTTCGCGAGCGCATCCTTGATACCGCATCTCGGCTTTTCTATGCCGAAGGAATCCGCGCCGTAGGGATCGATCGCATTGTTGCGGAATCGGGCGTCGCCAAAATGAGCCTGTACAACCACTTTCGGTCCAAAGACGATTTGGTGGTAGCGCACCTGGAACGACGCCATGAATGCTGGAAAGAGTGGTTTCAAGCCGCGCTCAGTAAACGGACGATACAGCCTGGGGAGCACGTGCAAGCCTTGTTTGATGCGTTGGGGGAGTGGATTTGGCAGAACAATGCACGGGGATGTCCGTTTATCAATGCGACTCTGGAACTCGCCGATCCCAATCATCCGGCACAGTCCGTGGCGGACCGTCACCGCGCTTTTGTGCGCGACTTTATTGCCGAACAATTACGCGCTGACGGGATCCCGCCGGCTCAGCAGCTTGTCGATCAGTTAAGCCTGTTGATGGATGGCGCGATCATTGGTTCGGTGATGGGGAGCGTTGACGCGACACGGCGGGCAGCCCAGATGGCTGATGAAGTGATTCGGGCGTACAGGCATGACCCTCAGCGAAACAATCCAGAACCCAAATAG
- a CDS encoding sulfite reductase (NADPH) beta subunit (PFAM: Nitrite and sulphite reductase 4Fe-4S domain; Nitrite/Sulfite reductase ferredoxin-like half domain~COGs: COG0155 Sulfite reductase beta subunit (hemoprotein)~InterPro IPR005117:IPR006067~KEGG: chl:Chy400_0742 sulfite reductase subunit beta~PFAM: Nitrite/sulphite reductase 4Fe-4S region; Nitrite/sulphite reductase, hemoprotein beta-component, ferrodoxin-like~PRIAM: Sulfite reductase (NADPH)~SPTR: Sulfite reductase (NADPH);~manually curated), whose product MRSPRRDWEEGADIHRIEEIKRSSRHLRGTVFDELYHNPDPGLSEANRQLVKFFGMYQQRDRDRKTSLDEAVYTFMVRIATAAGSLTAAQYTVLDALAQDLGHGSLRLTTRQAVQIHGVAKNDLPALVQRLTAHDLTSLAGCGDVVRNVVACPWPDFGGPRDRVRAMAHLLSDHFKPQTRAYVELFVAGQKVWEAAEDEPLYGEQYLPRKFKIGLTVAGDNCIDVYSHDVGLVFHPATDRWTVLVGGGLGQSQGVANTHAALAHSLGTITTEAVLPVVEAIVTVQRDFGRRDDRKFARLKYLIEDWGLNRLRAAVIERTKRALDPPVPLDWDPETDHLGLHDPKVVGVWLPQGRIRDTATIPWARTLRHVIAQYQPCLQITPQHHLLLVCTEAEEAGAIRAALVDGGIPLPETLSPIRRYVMACPALPTCGLALAEAERVIDAVVAQIETKWQEVGLSPTDLRVRVTGCSNNCARSFLAEVGLVGAAPGRYHVYVGGTVRGTRLARLLEERIPLDAVPDVLEPIFRQYRETQAPQERFGDWCQRMAVGRPPRQDLLEGAHHHG is encoded by the coding sequence ATCCGTAGTCCCAGAAGGGATTGGGAGGAGGGAGCCGATATCCATCGGATTGAAGAGATTAAACGGTCCAGTCGTCACTTGCGGGGAACCGTATTTGACGAACTCTATCACAATCCGGACCCAGGTCTGTCTGAGGCCAATCGACAATTGGTGAAGTTTTTCGGAATGTACCAGCAACGGGATCGGGACCGGAAAACCTCGCTGGATGAGGCTGTCTATACCTTTATGGTTCGTATCGCCACCGCTGCCGGTAGTCTAACGGCGGCCCAGTATACGGTATTGGATGCGCTGGCCCAGGATCTGGGGCACGGGTCGTTACGGCTGACGACCCGTCAAGCGGTACAGATCCATGGGGTGGCCAAAAATGACCTGCCGGCTCTGGTTCAGCGTTTGACGGCGCACGACCTGACGAGTTTAGCGGGGTGCGGCGACGTTGTGCGGAATGTGGTGGCCTGTCCCTGGCCGGATTTTGGTGGACCCCGAGATCGGGTCCGGGCCATGGCCCACTTGTTGTCGGACCATTTCAAACCTCAGACTCGGGCGTATGTGGAATTGTTCGTGGCAGGACAAAAGGTTTGGGAAGCCGCCGAGGATGAGCCGTTATATGGCGAACAGTATTTACCGCGCAAGTTCAAAATTGGGCTGACTGTGGCGGGTGATAACTGTATCGATGTGTATAGTCATGACGTCGGTTTGGTATTTCATCCGGCGACCGATCGGTGGACGGTGCTGGTGGGTGGGGGGCTAGGACAGTCGCAAGGCGTGGCCAATACGCATGCTGCCCTGGCTCACTCTCTTGGGACAATAACGACAGAAGCGGTTCTGCCGGTGGTCGAAGCGATTGTGACGGTGCAACGGGACTTTGGTCGCCGGGATGATCGGAAATTTGCCCGTTTGAAATATCTCATCGAGGACTGGGGCCTTAATCGGTTGCGCGCGGCCGTGATTGAACGCACCAAACGGGCGCTCGACCCCCCCGTGCCGCTGGATTGGGATCCGGAGACAGATCACCTCGGACTTCACGACCCCAAGGTGGTGGGGGTATGGCTCCCCCAAGGGCGCATTCGCGATACCGCCACGATTCCCTGGGCACGGACCCTCCGGCATGTCATAGCCCAGTACCAACCCTGCCTACAAATTACGCCGCAACATCATTTACTACTGGTTTGCACTGAGGCTGAGGAGGCGGGAGCAATCCGCGCAGCATTAGTGGACGGGGGGATACCGCTTCCCGAGACATTGTCCCCTATCCGTCGCTATGTCATGGCATGCCCGGCCTTGCCGACCTGCGGACTCGCCTTGGCGGAGGCCGAACGGGTGATTGACGCCGTGGTGGCTCAAATCGAGACCAAATGGCAAGAAGTCGGATTATCGCCAACCGATTTGCGCGTGCGTGTGACCGGCTGTTCCAATAACTGTGCGCGATCGTTTTTGGCCGAAGTGGGGTTGGTCGGGGCCGCGCCGGGCCGGTATCACGTATATGTGGGAGGCACGGTGCGCGGTACGCGGTTGGCGCGCTTGTTAGAGGAGCGGATTCCATTGGATGCGGTTCCCGACGTGTTGGAACCGATCTTTCGTCAGTATCGCGAAACGCAGGCGCCACAAGAACGGTTTGGGGACTGGTGTCAACGCATGGCTGTTGGACGCCCGCCGCGGCAGGATCTTCTGGAAGGAGCACACCATCATGGATAA
- a CDS encoding phosphoadenylylsulfate reductase (thioredoxin) (PFAM: Phosphoadenosine phosphosulfate reductase family~TIGRFAM: phosophoadenylyl-sulfate reductase (thioredoxin)~COGs: COG0175 3'-phosphoadenosine 5'-phosphosulfate sulfotransferase (PAPS reductase)/FAD synthetase~InterPro IPR004511:IPR002500~KEGG: aac:Aaci_2424 adenylylsulfate reductase, thioredoxin dependent~PFAM: Phosphoadenosine phosphosulphate reductase~PRIAM: Phosphoadenylyl-sulfate reductase (thioredoxin)~SPTR: Phosphoadenosine phosphosulfate reductase;~TIGRFAM: Phosphoadenosine phosphosulphate reductase CysH-type) — protein MDKALDVDAYAARWETAHPRDILAEVAGWGGHWTLAMSFQREDTVILHWATMVGLSFDVFWLDTDLLFSETYAFYETVQSRYPVLWRRIRPALSLTDQAAQYGEALWQRDPHSCCFRRKVEPLFEALAGYDGWITGIRREQSPTRAQAPIISWDDRHGLYKLNPLATWTTGQVQAVTEDEGIPVHPLHSQGYPSLGCAPCTRPTRPGESLRAGRWEGWDKFECGIHQ, from the coding sequence ATGGATAAAGCATTGGACGTTGACGCTTATGCGGCCCGCTGGGAAACCGCCCATCCGCGAGACATCTTGGCTGAGGTAGCCGGTTGGGGTGGGCACTGGACGTTAGCGATGAGCTTTCAGCGGGAAGACACGGTCATTTTGCACTGGGCCACGATGGTCGGCCTCTCGTTCGACGTGTTTTGGTTGGATACGGACCTTTTGTTTTCCGAAACCTACGCGTTTTATGAAACGGTTCAATCCCGGTATCCCGTCCTGTGGCGGCGCATTCGCCCCGCCTTGTCCCTGACGGATCAGGCAGCTCAATACGGGGAGGCGTTATGGCAGCGGGATCCTCATTCATGTTGTTTCCGGCGCAAGGTCGAACCGTTGTTCGAGGCGTTGGCTGGCTATGACGGGTGGATTACCGGCATTCGCCGAGAGCAAAGCCCGACACGAGCGCAGGCACCGATAATTTCTTGGGACGACCGCCACGGTTTATATAAGCTCAATCCTTTGGCGACATGGACTACAGGGCAAGTCCAGGCTGTGACGGAAGACGAAGGAATCCCGGTCCATCCATTGCATTCCCAGGGATACCCCAGTCTTGGGTGTGCTCCATGCACCCGGCCAACACGGCCGGGGGAATCTCTCCGTGCCGGACGATGGGAAGGATGGGATAAGTTCGAATGCGGAATTCATCAATAA